In one Macaca nemestrina isolate mMacNem1 chromosome 2, mMacNem.hap1, whole genome shotgun sequence genomic region, the following are encoded:
- the LOC105463702 gene encoding endothelial differentiation-related factor 1, whose protein sequence is MAESDWDTATVLRKKGPMAAQAKSKQATLAAQRRGEDVETSKKWAAGQNKQHSITKNTAKLDRETEELHHDRVTLEVGKVIQQGRQSKGLTQKDLATKINEKPQVIADYESGRAIPNDQVLGKIEQAIGLKLRGKDIRKPIEKGPRAK, encoded by the coding sequence ATGGCCGAGAGCGACTGGGACACGGCGACGGTGCTGCGCAAGAAGGGCCCCATGGCCGCCCAGGCCAAGTCCAAGCAGGCTACCTTAGCGGCACAGAGAcgaggagaagatgtggagacTTCCAAGAAATGGGCTGCTGGCCAGAACAAACAACATTCTATCACCAAGAACACAGCCAAGCTGGACCGGGAGACGGAGGAGCTGCACCATGACAGGGTGACCCTGGAGGTGGGCAAGGTGATCCAGCAGGGTCGGCAGAGCAAGGGGCTTACGCAGAAGGACCTGGCCACGAAAATCAATGAGAAGCCACAGGTGATCGCGGACTATGAGAGCGGACGGGCCATACCCAATGACCAGGTACTGGGCAAAATCGAGCAGGCCATTGGCCTCAAGCTCCGGGGAAAGGACATTAGAAAGCCCATCGAGAAGGGGCCTAGGGCGAAATGA
- the LOC105463716 gene encoding arylacetamide deacetylase-like 2, translating into MRICIAGDSSGAALTATVTQLLKNDPVFKNKIKAQALIYPGLQVLDSLVPSHQENEHGPLLTRDTAIKMACLYLTRDEALPQAMRKNQHMPQESRHLFKFVNWSNFLPDKYKKNYIYMKPVLGRLNLSYPALLDSRLSPLLVNDSQLQKCPLTYIVTCQYDILRDDGLMYVTRLQNVGVNVVHDHLEDGFHGALSFMSSPFYLQLGVRIKDKYISWLEENL; encoded by the exons ATGCGAATCTGTATTGCAGGTGATAGCAGCGGGGCTGCATTGACAGCAACAGTGACTCAACTG cTAAAGAATGACCcagtattcaaaaataaaattaaagctcAAGCTTTAATTTACCCTGGTTTACAAGTACTTGATTCCTTAGTGCCATCTCACCAAGAAAATGAACATGGCCCGTTGCTAACAAGGGATACGGCAATTAAAATGGCATGCTTATATTTGACCAGAGATGAAGCACTTCCTCAGGCAATGAGAAAAAACCAACATATGCCTCAAGAATCAAGACATCTGTTCAAGTTTGTCAACTGGAGTAACTTTCTTCctgataaatataaaaagaactataTTTATATGAAACCAGTTCTTGGAAGACTTAATTTATCATATCCAGCACTTTTGGATAGTAGGTTATCACCCTTGTTAGTGAATGATTCCCAGTTACAAAAGTGTCCATTAACTTATATCGTCACCTGTCAATATGATATTCTAAGAGATGATGGACTTATGTATGTCACACGACTTCAAAATGTTGGAGTTAACGTTGTTCATGATCATTTAGAGGATGGATTTCATGGAGCTCTATCATTCATGTCATCACCATTTTATTTACAATTAGGCGTTAGAATAAAAGATAAGTATATTAGTTGGTTAGAAGAAAATCTATAA